A genomic region of Glycine max cultivar Williams 82 chromosome 15, Glycine_max_v4.0, whole genome shotgun sequence contains the following coding sequences:
- the LOC100803525 gene encoding SKP1-like protein 14, whose translation MGEKGESSKSAMLKHAEEEELNTKRLKTVEGEESNMVEETENIKLKTSDEIIFEVEPSIVKEMVTIQTFIEDNNNETSIPIPLPNVTSNTLRRILEFKARGFDEEFVKTLGMDEVFELILAANYLNMKTLLDILTKIIADFIKNKSVEFVRKFFNIVNDFTPEEEAKIREENAWAFEGFECDD comes from the coding sequence atgggaGAAAAAGGAGAATCATCCAAATCGGCTATGCTGAAGCATGCAGAGGAAGAAGAATTGAATACAAAAAGATTGAAAACTGTGGAGGGGGAAGAATCCAATATGGTAGAAGAAACAGAAAACATTAAGCTGAAAACTTCAGATGAAATCATCTTCGAGGTGGAACCCTCGATCGTGAAGGAGATGGTGACGATACAGACCTTCATCGAGGACAACAACAACGAAACTTCCATCCCCATTCCGCTCCCCAACGTCACCAGTAATACTCTCCGTCGAATCCTCGAGTTCAAAGCTCGAGGATTCGACGAAGAGTTCGTGAAGACGTTGGGCATGGACGAGGTTTTCGAACTGATCCTCGCTGCCAACTACCTCAACATGAAAACCCTCCTGGATATCCTGACTAAGATCATTGCAGACTTCATCAAGAATAAGAGCGTGGAGTTTGTTAGGAAGTTCTTCAACATCGTCAACGATTTCACACCCGAGGAAGAGGCCAAGATTCGTGAAGAAAATGCCTGGGCCTTTGAGGGATTTGAGTGCGATGATTGA
- the NF-YC13 gene encoding nuclear factor Y transcription factor isoform X1, giving the protein MDKSEQTQQQHQHGMGVATGASQMAYSSHYPTAPMVASGTPAVAVPSPTQAPAAFSSSAHQLAYQQAQHFHHQQQQHQQQQLQMFWSNQMQEIEQTIDFKNHSLPLARIKKIMKADEDVRMISAEAPVIFAKACEMFILELTLRSWIHTEENKRRTLQKNDIAAAISRNDVFDFLVDIIPRDELKEEGLGITKATIPLVNSPADMPYYYVPPQHPVVGPPGMIMGKPVGAEQATLYSTQQPRPPMAFMPWPHTQPQQQQPPQHQQTDS; this is encoded by the coding sequence ATGGATAAATCAGAGCAGACTCAGCAGCAACATCAGCATGGGATGGGCGTTGCCACAGGTGCTAGCCAAATGGCCTATTCTTCTCACTACCCGACTGCTCCCATGGTGGCTTCTGGCACGCCTGCTGTAGCTGTTCCTTCCCCAACTCAGGCTCCAGCTGCCTTCTCTAGTTCTGCTCACCAGCTTGCATACCAGCAAGCACAGCATTTCCACCACCAACAGCAGCAACACCAACAACAGCAGCTTCAAATGTTCTGGTCAAACCAAATGCAAGAAATTGAGCAAACAATTGACTTTAAAAACCACAGTCTTCCTCTTGCTcggataaaaaagataatgaaagctgatgaagatgtccgGATGATTTCTGCAGAAGCTCCAGTCATATTTGCAAAAGCATGTGAAATGTTCATATTAGAGTTGACGTTGAGATCTTGGATCCACACAGAAGAGAACAAGAGGAGAACTCTACAAAAGAATGATATAGCAGCTGCTATTTCGAGAAACGATGTTTTTGATTTCTTGGTTGATATTATCCCAAGAGATGAGTTGAAAGAGGAAGGACTTGGAATAACCAAGGCTACTATTCCATTGGTGAATTCTCCAGCTGATATGCCATATTACTATGTCCCTCCACAGCATCCTGTTGTAGGACCTCCTGGGATGATCATGGGCAAGCCCGTTGGTGCTGAGCAAGCAACGCTGTATTCTACACAGCAGCCTCGACCTCCCATGGCGTTCATGCCATGGCCCCATACACAACCCCAGCAACAGCAGCCACCCCAACATCAACAAACAGACTCATGA
- the LOC100804060 gene encoding DEAD-box ATP-dependent RNA helicase 36, with protein sequence MDQSQLLHDPNFPLFKTPRKTPSSPAVTTTATSKPPSTAANPTSDGERIEDHPDETATVADTDTDADAETFGDLGLAEWAVKTCRELGMRRPRGVQRRCIPRVLEGRHVLGVDETGSGKTAAFALPILHRLAEHPFGVFALVVTPTRELAFQLAEQFRALGSAVHLRITVVVGGMDMLRQAKELAARPHLVIATPGRIHALLRNNPDIPPVFSRTKFLVLDEADRVLDVGFQEELRFIFQCLPENRQNLFFSATTTSNLQKLRGRYQDKMYVYEAYEGFKTVETLKQQAIFIPKKVKDVYLMHILDKMEDMGIRSAIVFISTCRDCHRLSLMLEVLDQEAAALYSFKSQAQRLEALHQFKSGKVSILLATDVASRGLDIPTVDLVINYDVPRFPRDYIHRVGRTARAGRGGLALSLVTQNDVDLIHEIEALIEKQLEMIEYKENDALSLMKKVFSAKNVAEMKMIDDGFEEKAKERKKQKLKMLEEKGLLTKRSKKRKRNKEFAEEGKEQKKEVLTARNVAEMKMMDEGGIEEKAEEGGKQKLRTEKGLSKKKKSKERRKESAEEGKKQRKEEVEPLADIATPKKRSKKRQ encoded by the exons ATGGACCAATCACAACTCTTACATGACCCAAATTTCCCTCTCTTCAAAACCCCTCGCAAAACCCCTTCTTCACCCGCCGTAACCACCACCGCCACTAGCAAACCCCCTTCAACCGCCGCAAACCCCACCTCCGACGGCGAGCGCATCGAAGACCACCCCGACGAAACCGCCACCGTCGCCGACACCGACACCGATGCCGACGCCGAGACGTTCGGCGACCTTGGGCTCGCGGAATGGGCGGTGAAGACGTGCCGGGAGCTCGGGATGCGGAGGCCGCGGGGCGTGCAGCGGCGGTGCATCCCGCGCGTGCTGGAGGGCCGGCACGTGCTTGGCGTCGATGAGACCGGGAGCGGGAAGACGGCGGCCTTCGCGCTCCCGATCCTGCACCGCCTCGCTGAGCACCCGTTCGGCGTCTTCGCCCTCGTCGTGACCCCCACGCGCGAGCTCGCCTTCCAGCTCGCCGAGCAGTTCCGCGCCCTCGGCTCCGCCGTGCACCTCCGCATCACGGTGGTCGTCGGGGGCATGGACATGCTCAGGCAGGCCAAGGAGCTCGCCGCGAGGCCGCACCTTGTCATCGCCACCCCGGGGAGGATCCACGCCCTGCTCCGCAATAACCCTGATATTCCTCCCGTTTTCTCCAGAACCAAG TTCCTTGTCTTGGATGAAGCAGATCGAGTCCTGGATGTTGGTTTTCAGGAGGAATTGAGATTTATCTTTCAGTGCTTACCAGAAAATCGACAAAACCTGTTCTTTTCTGCAACAACTACAAGTAATCTGCAAAAGTTGCGTGGGCGTTACCAAGATAAGATGTATGTCTATGAGGCTTATGAAGGCTTTAAAACAGTTGAAACACTTAAGCAACAGGCTATATTCATCCCTAAAAAGGTGAAGGATGTATATTTGATGcatattttggataaaatggAAGATATGGGAATTCGGTCTGCCATCGTATTTATCTCAACATGCAG AGATTGTCATCGTTTGAGTTTAATGCTGGAAGTGCTTGATCAAGAAGCAGCAGCTCTATATTCATTCAAATCACAAGCTCAGAGGCTTGAAGCACTTCATCAATTTAAATCGGGAAAGGTTTCTATACTTCTTGCAACTGATGTTGCCAGCCGTGGTTTGGATATTCCTACAGTTGACCTTGTTATCAATTATGATGTTCCAAG GTTTCCACGAGATTATATTCATCGTGTAGGCCGTACAGCAAGAGCTGGTAGAGGGGGACTGGCTTTGAGCCTTGTCACCCAG AATGATGTTGATCTTATTCATGAAATTGAAGCACTTATTGAGAAGCAACTTGAAATGATTGAATACAAAGAAAATGACGCGCTTTCTCtcatgaaaaag GTTTTCAGTGCTAAGAATGTAGCAGAAATGAAGATGATAGATGATGGCTTTGAGGAGAAAGCTAAAGAGCGGAAAAAACAGAAGCTGAAAATGCTAGAAGAGAAAGGATTGTTAActaaaagaagtaaaaagagAAAACGAAATAAAGAATTTGCAGAGGAAgggaaagaacaaaagaaagag GTTTTAACTGCTAGGAATGTGGCGGAAATGAAGATGATGGATGAGGGTGGCATTGAGGAGAAAGCAGAAGAGGGGGGAAAACAAAAATTGCGAACAGAGAAAGGtttgtcaaagaaaaaaaagtcaaaagaaagaagaaaagaatctGCAGAGGAAGGgaaaaaacagagaaaagagGAAGTAGAACCATTAGCAGATATAGCAACTCCAAAGAAAAGGAGTAAGAAGAGACAGTAA
- the NF-YC13 gene encoding nuclear factor Y transcription factor isoform X2, translating into MGVATGASQMAYSSHYPTAPMVASGTPAVAVPSPTQAPAAFSSSAHQLAYQQAQHFHHQQQQHQQQQLQMFWSNQMQEIEQTIDFKNHSLPLARIKKIMKADEDVRMISAEAPVIFAKACEMFILELTLRSWIHTEENKRRTLQKNDIAAAISRNDVFDFLVDIIPRDELKEEGLGITKATIPLVNSPADMPYYYVPPQHPVVGPPGMIMGKPVGAEQATLYSTQQPRPPMAFMPWPHTQPQQQQPPQHQQTDS; encoded by the coding sequence ATGGGCGTTGCCACAGGTGCTAGCCAAATGGCCTATTCTTCTCACTACCCGACTGCTCCCATGGTGGCTTCTGGCACGCCTGCTGTAGCTGTTCCTTCCCCAACTCAGGCTCCAGCTGCCTTCTCTAGTTCTGCTCACCAGCTTGCATACCAGCAAGCACAGCATTTCCACCACCAACAGCAGCAACACCAACAACAGCAGCTTCAAATGTTCTGGTCAAACCAAATGCAAGAAATTGAGCAAACAATTGACTTTAAAAACCACAGTCTTCCTCTTGCTcggataaaaaagataatgaaagctgatgaagatgtccgGATGATTTCTGCAGAAGCTCCAGTCATATTTGCAAAAGCATGTGAAATGTTCATATTAGAGTTGACGTTGAGATCTTGGATCCACACAGAAGAGAACAAGAGGAGAACTCTACAAAAGAATGATATAGCAGCTGCTATTTCGAGAAACGATGTTTTTGATTTCTTGGTTGATATTATCCCAAGAGATGAGTTGAAAGAGGAAGGACTTGGAATAACCAAGGCTACTATTCCATTGGTGAATTCTCCAGCTGATATGCCATATTACTATGTCCCTCCACAGCATCCTGTTGTAGGACCTCCTGGGATGATCATGGGCAAGCCCGTTGGTGCTGAGCAAGCAACGCTGTATTCTACACAGCAGCCTCGACCTCCCATGGCGTTCATGCCATGGCCCCATACACAACCCCAGCAACAGCAGCCACCCCAACATCAACAAACAGACTCATGA
- the LOC100802996 gene encoding probable serine/threonine-protein kinase DDB_G0282963, with protein MQKHQYNSMEPNNEEFHSAPQLVPQDLRDGMHINARPPAFNMAENKPVLNYSIQTGEEFALEFMRDRVNLRKPAFPNVVGDPNYSTGYMELKGILGHPGSESGSDISVLTKVEKGPKEFDRRNSSQHQDRSNYGSARSIPRTSSNQDSYRVLHGTASSSVSESTPMKMKVLCSFGGRILPRPGDGKLRYVGGETRIISIRRDIRFHELMLKTLSIYNETHVIKYQLPGEDLDALVSVSSDEDLRNMMEECHDLQGGRGSNKLRIFLFSLNDLDDTQFGIGSMDGDSEIQYVVAVNGMDMGSRNNSILCGESGSTHNLHELNEQNNERETNRVLMDTFGVSGSSLTDNVKPSLTIQSSQPVLPISSNAYETHPLFYDDPVIRHGEASQYPLQHGLGPSNNSAHNIQEIPVSMPTHGHVDQGIMNDGQASSELQVQISAMPETLVKRKGDNFIHTDNDPGKVFPLEATYPIPSQPFEGNLHANLSEASATTAISEGLHPALPSKNKGKHQQSEDASSLFSSMNPTQTPKSVEDDFFTTSNDAFSRAHVDAESNVIDFSYLEPPPLPNRVYYSERIPREQADLLNRSTKSDDAHGSHLLMSDLLSDFSQKNSITESSDILHSGNMSNLNMMSSSAAKPLQADGHTINDVLPQTYKQLPDTTSKVNSKLLQHVNSESKQVLEDNKVSRNEDQVLSSENRTKGAEHLAFHRVPSVEHNQNLTSKLPDLNLSEVSTRESDNDTKVQSQTFPLTGNTGQDVSQEFPPEAKSRPTQGDILIDIEDRFPRDFLYDMFSKAIISEDSSSIGPLPTDRAGLSLNMGNHEPKRWSYFQNLAKEGFDNVSLIDQDNLGFSSAVRKVQEGDSKSQPSAPLPAAGVLAGHTESHLNVGEESQKNVPVATKTEATIFHQKYEHSQLKGNENKNMDAVMENIQPQESEYQDGKDEPRNVVVAGEFDTSTVQFIKNEDLEELRELGSGTFGTVYHGKWRGSDVAIKRIKKSCFAGRSSEQERLTIEFWREADILSKLHHPNVVAFYGVVQDGPGATLATVAEYMVDGSLRNVLLRKDRYLDRRKRLIIAMDAAFGMEYLHSKNIVHFDLKCDNLLVNLKDPMRPICKVGDFGLSKIKRNTLVSGGVRGTLPWMAPELLNGSSNKVSEKVDVFSFGIVLWEILTGDEPYANMHYGAIIGGIVNNTLRPTIPSYCDLDWKTLMEQCWAPNPAVRPSFTEIARRLRVMSAAASQIKGQGHKASK; from the exons ATTTAATATGGCAGAAAATAAACCTGTACTTAATTACTCCATACAGACTGGTGAGGAATTTGCTCTTGAGTTTATGAGAGATAGGGTGAATCTCAGGAAGCCTGCCTTTCCAAATGTTGTGGGTGATCCCAATTATTCAACAGGCTATATGGAATTGAAAGGCATTTTGGGCCATCCAGGATCTGAGAGTGGATCAGATATTTCTGTGCTCACAAAGGTTGAAAAGGGTCCAAAAGAGTTTGACAGAAGGAACTCTTCTCAACACCAGGACAGAAGTAATTATGGTTCAGCTCGATCCATTCCTAGAACTTCATCTAATCAAGACAGTTACCGAGTACTTCATGGTACTGCCTCTTCTAGTGTTTCTGAAAGCACACCAATGAAGATGAAGGTTCTATGCAGCTTTGGGGGTAGAATATTGCCACGACCTGGTGATGGAAAGCTTAGATATGTTGGGGGTGAAACGCGTATTATTAGTATAAGAAGGGACATACGTTTTCATGAGCTTATGCTTAAAACATTGTCAATCTATAATGAAACTCATGTGATAAAATATCAGCTCCCTGGAGAAGATCTTGATGCGTTAGTTTCAGTATCTTCTGATGAGGATCTGCGGAATATGATGGAGGAATGTCATGATCTACAAGGCGGCCGAGGATCAAATAAGCTTAGGATTTTTCTGTTCTCTTTGAATGATTTGGATGATACTCAGTTCGGTATAGGTAGCATGGATGGTGATTCTGAAATCCAGTATGTAGTTGCTGTTAATGGTATGGACATGGGTTCAAGAAACAACTCAATCCTTTGTGGTGAAAGTGGCTCTACTCATAACTTACATGAATTGAATGAACAAAATAATGAGAGGGAGACCAACAGAGTTCTAATGGACACATTTGGTGTTAGCGGTTCATCCTTGACTGACAATGTTAAACCATCATTGACTATTCAATCTTCACAACCAGTGCTTCCAATCTCCTCTAATGCTTATGAAACCCATCCATTGTTTTATGATGACCCGGTCATTCGCCATGGGGAGGCTAGTCAATATCCACTACAGCATGGTCTTGGTCCTTCTAACAACTCTGCTCACAATATCCAAGAGATTCCAGTTTCTATGCCTACTCATGGTCATGTTGACCAAGGAATAATGAATGATGGACAAGCATCCAGTGAGTTGCAGGTACAAATTTCAGCTATGCCAGAAACGCTGGTAAAAAGAAAGGGTGATAATTTCATTCATACAGACAATGACCCCGGAAAAGTTTTCCCCTTGGAAGCAACATATCCTATTCCTTCGCAGCCATTTGAGGGCAATTTGCATGCTAATTTATCAGAGGCATCAGCTACAACTGCTATATCAGAAGGGCTTCATCCTGCATTGCCATCAAAGAACAAGGGTAAGCACCAGCAGTCTGAAGATGCCTCTTCATTATTTAGTAGTATGAATCCCACACAGACTCCTAAGTCTGTTGAAGATGACTTCTTTACTACATCCAATGATGCATTCAGCCGAGCTCATGTTGATGCCGAGTCCAATGTGATAGATTTCAGTTACCTTGAACCACCTCCACTTCCAAACAGAGTCTATTATTCAGAGAGAATTCCAAGGGAGCAGGCAGATTTGCTGAACCGATCTACAAAGTCAGATGATGCTCATGGTTCTCACTTACTCATGTCAGATTTGCTTTCTGACTTCAGCCAGAAGAATTCAATTACAGAATCCAGTGACATATTACACAGTGGGAATATGTCAAATCTGAACATGATGTCCAGCTCAGCAGCAAAGCCTTTGCAAGCAGATGGCCATACTATTAATGATGTCCTGCCACAGACATACAAACAGTTGCCTGATACGACAAGTAAGGTGAATTCGAAGTTATTGCAGCATGTGAATTCTGAGTCGAAGCAAGTGTTAGAAGATAATAAAGTTTCTAGAAATGAGGATCAGGTCCTTAGTTCTGAAAACAGAACCAAAGGTGCTGAACATCTTGCATTTCATCGGGTTCCTTCTGTTGAACACAATCAGAATCTAACATCTAAACTTCCAGACCTCAATTTGTCTGAGGTTTCTACCAGGGAGTCTGATAATGATACTAAGGTCCAATCCCAGACTTTTCCTTTAACTGGAAACACAGGCCAAGATGTTTCTCAAGAATTTCCCCCAGAAGCTAAATCTAGACCTACACAGGGCGACATTCTGATTGATATTGAGGACAGGTTTCCCCGGGATTTCCTTTATGACATGTTCTCCAAAGCAATAATTTCTGAAGATTCCTCAAGCATTGGTCCATTACCAACAGATAGAGCAGGTTTGAGCTTAAACATGGGCAATCATGAGCCTAAACGTTGGTCATATTTTCAGAACTTGGCCAAAGAGGGGTTTGATAATGTATCTCTAATTGATCAGGATAATCTTGGTTTTTCGTCTGCTGTGAGAAAAGTACAAGAGGGGGATAGTAAATCTCAGCCATCTGCTCCTCTACCAGCTGCTGGTGTTTTGGCAGGACACACGGAATCCCACCTCAATGTTGGTGAAGAAAGTCAGAAAAATGTACCTGTGGCAACTAAAACAGAAGCAACAATCTTTCACCAAAAATATGAGCATTCCCAACTAAAGGGCAATGAAAATAAGAACATGGATGCCGTAATGGAAAACATACAACCACAGGAGTCTGAATACCAG GATGGCAAGGATGAACCAAGGAATGTGGTTGTAGCAGGGGAATTCGACACCAGTACTGTGCAG TTCATAAAGAATGAAGATCTAGAAGAGTTGCGAGAGCTGGGTTCTGGTACGTTTGGGACTGTGTACCATGGAAAATGGAGAGGATCGGATGTtgcaattaaaagaataaagaaaagctGCTTCGCTGGTCGATCTTCAGAACAAGAAAGGCTG ACCATAGAGTTCTGGCGGGAAGCTGACATACTTTCCAAGCTTCACCATCCAAATGTGGTGGCATTTTATGGTGTAGTTCAGGATGGACCAGGAGCAACACTAGCGACTGTTGCCGAGTACATGGTGGATGGTTCTCTTAGGAATGTTTTGCTTCGTAAGGATAG GTATCTTGATCGCCGCAAGAGACTGATAATTGCCATGGATGCTGCTTTTGGAATGGAATATTTACACTCGAAAAATATTGTGCATTTTGACTTGAAATGTGACAATTTGCTCGTGAACTTGAAGGATCCTATGCGGCCAATATGCAAG GTTGGTGATTTTGGCCTATCAAAGATTAAGCGAAATACCTTGGTGTCTGGTGGTGTTCGTGGAACTCTACCTTGGATGGCACCAGAGCTACTAAATGGTAGTAGCAATAAGGTCTCAGAAAAG GTTGATGTGTTCTCTTTTGGCATTGTCTTATGGGAGATTCTTACTGGTGATGAGCCATATGCTAATATGCACTATGGTGCAATCATAG GAGGCATTGTGAATAACACATTAAGACCAACAATCCCCAGTTATTGTGATCTTGACTGGAAAACACTAATGGAGCAATGTTGGGCACCCAATCCAGCAGTCAGGCCATCCTTCACCGAAATTGCTCGCCGCTTGCGTGTGATGTCTGCAGCCGCTAGTCAGATCAAAGGACAGGGCCACAAGGCATCTAAATGA